One Rhododendron vialii isolate Sample 1 chromosome 2a, ASM3025357v1 genomic region harbors:
- the LOC131317847 gene encoding uncharacterized protein LOC131317847, translated as MDNAGEMSDHEHESDEMDDDIMDKGVEFDIPQNAELNDELMPEINNESKRKKVVDLKKRAPCWKYFTLLTPEGHPKPKAACNWCGTDYACHSKLNGTKSLTHHLAYQCTKYPPSKKFMGSRQKLLSFQKKKHNGETSASLVPVAFSADACKRALVRMIIIDKLSFHLLKVKDSKILLVLFNQCGILLIGLRWQNKSWSCMRKRKKH; from the exons ATGGACAATGCCGGCGAAATGTCTGACCATGAGCATGAG AGTGATGAAATGGATGATGACATTATGGATAAAGGTGTTGAGTTTGATATCCCTCAAAATGCCGAACTAAATGATGAGCTCATGCCTGAAATTAATAACGAGTCTAAAAGAAAGAAGGTTGTTGATCTGAAAAAAAGGGCTCCATGTTGGAAATATTTTACACTTCTTACACCGGAAGGTCATCCAAAACCTAAGGCTGCATGCAATTGGTGTGGGACAGATTATGCTTGTCACTCGAAGTTAAATGGTACTAAATCACTAACTCATCATCTAGCGTATCAGTGTACCAAATATCCACCAAGTAAGAAATTTATGGGTTCTAGGCAAAAGCTCCttagttttcaaaagaaaaaacacaatggTGAAACAAGTGCAAGCCTTGTTCCTGTGGCCTTTAGTGCTGACGCTTGTAAAAGGGCACTAGTGAGGATGATAATAATTGATAAGTTGTCTTTTCATTTGTTGAAGGTGAAGGATTCAAAGATTTTATTAGTGTTGTTCAACCAATGTGGAATCCTCCTCATAGGCTTGCGATGGCAAAACAAATCATGGTCATGTAtgaggaagagaaaaaaacattGA
- the LOC131317848 gene encoding aspartic proteinase nepenthesin-1-like: MASSPPSLSSHLFLTLALILISISPAFSTSRQALDDHQDQLMKTGFKITLNHIDSGGNFTNSERLYRAVKRSSRRLQMFNEMVLRAKHPKLRTTVYAGEGEYLMNFSIGTPPMSYSGIMDTGSDLIWTQCQPCLKCAPQPDPLFDPKKSSSFSNVSCTSQFCRDLPESDCNPFYGCVYNYTYGTGLTLGFLGTETLTLGKVKVPKVTFGCGLFNLGFGTEGLIGFGRGPLSLVSQLGEPTFSYCLTSWTGSKPSTLLIGSHASVNSSGGGGEIKTTPLIQNPDFYYLSLEGITIGSTRLPVNKTTFALNADGSGGLIIDSGTSITRLAESAYTHVKEEFKRQAKLPVVDVLDSNGLELCFELPSDPSDHVEIPSLVFHFTHADLDLPTENYMLPNSSLGVTCLAMLGSGDTSSIFGNIQQQNFLVVHDLYKETLSFMPTECDKF; encoded by the coding sequence ATGGCTTCATCACCACCATCTCTATCCTCCCACCTCTTTCTTACCCTAGCTTTGATTCTCATATCTATTTCACCCGCATTTTCCACGTCACGTCAAGCTCTCGATGATCATCAGGATCAACTGATGAAAACTGGTTTCAAAATTACTCTAAATCACATTGATTCGGGTGGAAACTTCACTAACTCTGAACGTTTATATCGGGCAGTGAAGCGTTCCAGCCGCAGACTCCAAATGTTCAATGAAATGGTTTTGAGAGCTAAACATCCAAAACTCAGGACCACGGTTTATGCAGGAGAAGGCGAATACCTTATGAACTTTTCGATAGGAACCCCGCCAATGTCCTACTCCGGTATAATGGATACCGGCAGCGACCTCATATGGACTCAATGCCAGCCTTGTCTCAAGTGTGCTCCTCAGCCCGATCCGTTGTTTGATCCAAAGAAATCCTCCTCTTTTTCAAATGTGTCATGCACCAGCCAATTTTGCCGAGACCTGCCAGAGTCAGATTGCAACCCCTTCTACGGGTGCGTGTATAACTACACATACGGAACTGGGTTAACTTTAGGTTTTTTAGGCACCGAGACCTTAACTTTGGGGAAGGTCAAGGTGCCGAAAGTAACGTTTGGTTGTGGTCTATTTAATTTGGGATTCGGGACCGAGGGCCTGATAGGCTTCGGACGCGGACCCTTGTCGCTCGTCTCCCAGTTGGGTGAGCCCACGTTCTCATATTGCTTGACTTCCTGGACTGGAAGTAAACCCAGTACTCTTTTGATAGGCTCCCATGCAAGTGTGAATTCCTCAGGTGGTGGTGGGGAGATCAAAACCACCCCTTTGATTCAAAACCCAGATTTTTATTATCTTTCTCTCGAAGGAATCACGATTGGTAGCACTAGGTTGCCCGTAAACAAAACAACTTTTGCTCTCAATGCTGATGGGTCTGGGGGCCTGATCATAGACTCGGGCACGTCAATTACACGCTTGGCGGAAAGTGCTTATACTCATGTTAAGGAAGAGTTCAAACGTCAGGCAAAGCTTCCAGTAGTCGACGTTTTAGACTCCAACGGGCTTGAACTTTGCTTCGAGTTGCCATCCGATCCTTCTGATCATGTGGAGATACCCTCGCTGGTATTCCATTTTACGCATGCAGATTTAGATTTACCGACGGAAAACTATATGCTCCCGAACTCCAGTTTGGGGGTGACGTGTTTGGCCATGCTTGGTTCAGGTGATACTAGCTCCATATTTGGGAATATACAGCAGCAAAACTTCCTGGTGGTGCATGACTTATACAAAGAAACCCTGTCATTTATGCCAACGGAGtgtgacaagttttga